Proteins encoded in a region of the Pieris napi chromosome 5, ilPieNapi1.2, whole genome shotgun sequence genome:
- the LOC125049359 gene encoding uncharacterized protein LOC125049359, translated as MYRSKGGMVSPRYCLSLFVALHITLSDAGPVGPLPNVTSVDLGLKEGSCALGDVVYLPGDEFPGTNPCERCACSGGEVRCEKQRCEPRPGCKAVHRPDHCCPTYQCECEQEGHVYGNGEKLVDPQDPCRVCYCQGGEVVCRRIACFVRDDCQPRLVHGRCCPEYDNCPLRGVTSVHGVSTTLPPKVNTSAVFPPPGPIKPGFTIKEITPVSEIPVTDVKVKEILPSPNMDVDEYSSSKSPLIPREVTSETSTIVDANVKAKLPVNIEKSEQKPSREENVPNNDNGDSTPSKISFSTQDSINSEIYPSNIPSLILMGPPSESISLNSLSTKSPVLEEEDSSLFDHNPAFPPIPDDLSVPGNHEDEILPEQHFDNDQISGISDIMVTNDRIITDAPTVRESTTNILYTTKGLTVTTDNLIGTDISTEKKINKIELSSTDSSTKENPMINLRSVLPTQILNIPSFITDETTDDIDTTTDDSQLQSSSEKGVEIVNDDGLDRQSSRNETDTDFQTPKSEENFTSYESSTEIYIGNQPSSILIESSDQNPHDVSDNISDNTLASSTVGALNVETEFDMTSLSRLEPDKETSFENIETTEFMFTSFGSHESATEEVELMKMSTDTEKSSALIKPSQERNINVLTDLINLVGDVASISDHTDNPTKSVGGSTTISDSEELIPVNLGYKSKNNNWNLNSITEIPHKSKNTQTSKTKNVEIEDDDEIENITDSPPPNDKIEPTTRRPVIDDVSDGQQQNFSGSVENKDIEIITRAYVPTFNKRPTKVILGNSNEALSGSQLSESGNATSDASDEEKDSKHLILTSNHRDVATTQSVEETDQPLDGSLAQ; from the exons gtcCCGTGGGCCCACTGCCAAATGTGACGAGTGTGGATCTGGGACTGAAAGAGG GCAGCTGTGCCTTAGGCGATGTGGTGTACTTACCCGGAGACGAGTTCCCGGGTACAAACCCTTGTGAACGCTGTGCGTGCTCTGGAGGGGAAGTGCGTTGCGAGAAGCAGCGCTGTGAACCGCGCCCTGGCTGCAAAGCCGTTCATCGCCCCGACCACTGTTGCCCCACCTACCAGTGCG AGTGTGAACAAGAAGGGCACGTGTATGGTAACGGCGAAAAGCTCGTTGACCCGCAGGACCCATGCCGCGTGTGTTACTGCCAGGGCGGGGAGGTGGTTTGTCGCCGAATCGCTTGTTTCGTTCGGGACGATTGCCAGCCGCGTCTCGTTCACGGCCGATGCTGCCCAGAATACGACAATTGCCCTCTCagag GTGTGACATCAGTACACGGAGTTTCGACCACCCTACCGCCCAAAGTTAACACGAGTGCGGTGTTCCCTCCTCCCGGACCTATCAAGCCAGGCTTCACAATCAAGGAGATCACCCCGGTCTCGGAAATTCCGGTTACGGACGTTAAAGTAAAAGAGATATTACCTTCACCGAATATGGATGTCGATGAATATTCTTCCTCCAAATCTCCATTGATTCCACGTGAAGTGACTTCCGAGACAAGCACAATTGTCGATGCAAACGTTAAGGCAAAACTTCCCGTAAACATTGAAAAGTCCGAACAAAAGCCTTCACGTGAAGAGAATGTACCTAATAATGACAACGGTGACTCCACGCCATCTAAAATAAGCTTCTCCACACAAGATTCAATTAACAGTGAAATATATCCTTCAAATATTCCCTCCTTAATACTGATGGGACCTCCCTCTGAATCCATTTCTTTAAACTCTCTGTCCACAAAGAGTCCCGTTCTTGAAGAAGAAGATTCTTCGTTATTTGATCACAACCCCGCATTTCCACCAATACCTGACGATCTTTCTGTGCCTGGTAATCACGAAGATGAAATTCTTCCGGAACAACATTTTGACAACGATCAAATATCTGGTATTAGTGATATAATGGTAACAAATGACAGAATAATAACAGATGCTCCTACTGTTAGAGAATCAACGACAAATATCTTGTATACGACAAAGGGTCTCACTGTGACCACTGATAATTTAATAGGTACAGATatttcaacagaaaaaaaaattaacaaaattgaaCTTTCAAGTACTGATTCTTCTACAAAAGAAAATCCTATGATAAATCTCAGATCGGTATTGCCTACTCAAATCCTTAATATCCCTTCGTTTATTACCGACGAAACCACTGATGATATAGACACCACTACTGATGACTCTCAACTACAATCATCATCTGAAAAAGGCGTGGAAATTGTTAATGACGATGGTCTTGATCGCCAAAGCAGTAGAAATGAAACTGATACAGACTTTCAAACACCAAAATCTGAAGAAAATTTTACCAGTTATGAATCTAGtactgaaatatatataggtaaccaaCCGAGCTCTATATTAATCGAATCGAGCGATCAAAACCCTCATGATGTGTCTGATAACATTTCGGATAATACCTTGGCCTCGTCGACGGTAGGCGCATTAAACGTGGAAACAGAATTTGATATGACAAGTTTATCTAGATTGGAACCTGATAAAGAAACttcatttgaaaatattgaaacaaCAGAATTTATGTTTACATCTTTCGGTTCTCATGAGAGCGCGACTGAGGAGGTAGAGCTAATGAAAATGTCGACTGACACAGAAAAGAGCTCCGCGCTCATTAAACCATCTCAAGAAAGAAACATTAACGTGCTAACAGACTTAATCAATTTAGTTGGTGATGTGGCATCCATTAGTGACCATACCGATAATCCCACAAAGTCAGTGGGTGGCTCGACAACAATTTCAGATTCCGAAGAACTGATTCCAGTTAACCTTGGCTATAAGAGTAAAAACAACAAttggaatttgaattcaaTTACTGAAATTCCACATAAAAGCAAAAATACGCAGACTTCTAAGACGAAAAACGTGGAAATCGAAGACGATGAcgaaattgaaaatattaccgATTCTCCGCCACCGAACGATAAAATTGAACCTACAACTAGACGACCCGTCATAGATGACGTGTCTGATGGTCAACAACAAAACTTTAGCGGCTCCGTGGAGAATAAagatattgaaattattactCGGGCGTACGTGCCGACTTTTAACAAACGTCCTACCAAAGTAATATTGGGCAATTCTAATGAAGCCCTATCAGGTTCTCAACTATCAGAGAGCGGCAACGCAACATCCGATGCCTCCGATGAAGAAAAGGACTCAAAGCATTTAATCTTGACCTCGAATCACCGAGATGTCGCGACAACGCAGTCCGTGGAAGAGACCGATCAGCCTCTCGACGGAAGCCTCGCTCAGTGA